One Nitrospiria bacterium genomic window, TCAAACCCACGGCCCGCTCGATGTGGCCGTTCGAAGCAGCGCGACGGCCGAGGACCTGCCGGATGCGAGCTTCGCCGGACAACAGGAAACCTATCTTAATGTTCAGGGCCGCCGAGCGCTTTTGGACGCTTGCAAGCGCTGTTTCGCCTCGCTTTTTACCGATCGGGCGCTTTCTTACCGCACGGACAAAGGATTTGATCACCTCAAGGTCGCACTTTCGATCGGCGTGCAGCGGATGGTGCGATCGGATCTGGCGGCGTCGGGGGTCATGTTTTCCATTGATACCGAGACCGGTTTTTCCGACGCCGTACTGATCAACGCCTCGTACGGTTTGGGCGAGAACGTCGTTCAGGGATCGGTGAATCCTGACGAGGTTTACGTCTTCAAGCCGACGCTCAAGGCGGGATATAGGCCGATTTTGCAAAAGATGCTGGGCACCAAAGAATTCAAACTGGTCTATGATGTGGGAGGCGGCCGAATGGTGAAGAACATTCCGGTTCCCCCCGACGATCGCGCCCGATTCGCCATCACCGACGACGAGATCCTGACCCTGGCCCGGTGGGCCTGTGTCATCGAAGAGCACTACAGCGCCAAAAAAGGCCGGCGGACGCCGATGGATATGGAATGGGCCAAGGACGGATTGACGGGCGAGCTCTTTATTGTTCAGGCGCGCCCCGAGACGGTCCAGTCCCAAAAGGACCGGAATGAAGTCGAGATCTACCACCTCGCGCAACGCGGGAAGGCGTTGGTCACAGGGAGAAGCGTCGGGGAGAAGATCGGCCAGGGCCCGGTGCGGGTGATTAAGAGCGTTCAGCATATCGACCGTTTCAAGCCGGGCGAAGTGCTGGTCACCGACAAGACGGACCCCGATTGGGAGCCGATCATGAAAAAGGCGGCCGCCATCGTGACCAATCGGGGCGGCCGGACCTGCCATGCGGCGATCGTCAGCCGCGAGCTCGGCCTTCCCGCGGTGGTGGGGGCCGAACAGGCGACCGAACGACTCAAAGACGGTCAGTCGGTGACCGTCTCGTGCGCCGAGGGGGAGACCGGTGTCGTTTATGAGGGAGTCCTGTCCTTCGCGGTCGAGAAAATCAACCTCCAATCCCTGGCGCGCCCCAAAACCCGGGTCATGATGAATCTGGGCAATCCCCAGGAGGCTTTCGGCCTTTCATTCATTCCCAACGACGGAGTCGGACTGGCCCGCGAGGAATTCATCATCAGCACATGGATTAAGATTCACCCGTTGGCGTTGGTGAACTATCATAAGCTGGAAGACCCGGCGGTCAAGGCCGAAATCGATCGGCTGACGGCGGGATACGGTGACAAAGTGGAATATTTCGTCGACCGACTGGCCCAAGGGGTCGGAACGATTGCGGCGGCGTTTTATCCGAAGGACGTCATCGTCCGGCTGAGCGATTTCAAGACCAACGAATACGCCAACCTGATCGGCGGGGGGCCGTATGAGCCCGTCGAGGAGAACCCGATGCTGGGGTTCCGCGGCGCCTCGCGTTACTATAACCCGCGTTACCGCGACGGGTTCGCGTTGGAATGCCGGGCGATGAAACAGGTGCGGGATGAGATGGGATTGACCAACGTCAAATTAATGGTCCCGTTTTGCCGCACCGTCGAGGAGGGGCGGCTCGTCCAGGCCGAAATGGAAAAGAACGGCCTCAAACGGGGCCAAAACGGATTGGAACTTTATGTGATGTGCGAAATTCCAAGCAATGTAATTCTGGCCGATGCCTTCGCGGAATTATTTGACGGTTTCTCGATCGGCTCCAATGATCTCACCCAGCTTGTCCTGGGGGTGGACCGGGACTCCGAGATTGTGGCCCCGCTGTTCGATGAACGAAACTCGGCGGTTAAATCGATGGTGGCAACCGT contains:
- the ppsA gene encoding phosphoenolpyruvate synthase, producing MNPKSDATSSILWFEEIGINDVPNVGGKNASLGEMVRELTSKGVKVPNGFAVTAAAYRGFLREARLDQTIREALKGLDTRDLENLRQRGLKIRQAIVSANLPKELEHAITDAYDRLSDQTHGPLDVAVRSSATAEDLPDASFAGQQETYLNVQGRRALLDACKRCFASLFTDRALSYRTDKGFDHLKVALSIGVQRMVRSDLAASGVMFSIDTETGFSDAVLINASYGLGENVVQGSVNPDEVYVFKPTLKAGYRPILQKMLGTKEFKLVYDVGGGRMVKNIPVPPDDRARFAITDDEILTLARWACVIEEHYSAKKGRRTPMDMEWAKDGLTGELFIVQARPETVQSQKDRNEVEIYHLAQRGKALVTGRSVGEKIGQGPVRVIKSVQHIDRFKPGEVLVTDKTDPDWEPIMKKAAAIVTNRGGRTCHAAIVSRELGLPAVVGAEQATERLKDGQSVTVSCAEGETGVVYEGVLSFAVEKINLQSLARPKTRVMMNLGNPQEAFGLSFIPNDGVGLAREEFIISTWIKIHPLALVNYHKLEDPAVKAEIDRLTAGYGDKVEYFVDRLAQGVGTIAAAFYPKDVIVRLSDFKTNEYANLIGGGPYEPVEENPMLGFRGASRYYNPRYRDGFALECRAMKQVRDEMGLTNVKLMVPFCRTVEEGRLVQAEMEKNGLKRGQNGLELYVMCEIPSNVILADAFAELFDGFSIGSNDLTQLVLGVDRDSEIVAPLFDERNSAVKSMVATVIKAAKAKGRKIGICGQAPSDYPEFARFLVEQGIDSISLNPDAIMKTTVMIVETEKATGRK